The Nicotiana tabacum cultivar K326 chromosome 14, ASM71507v2, whole genome shotgun sequence genome contains a region encoding:
- the LOC107801976 gene encoding anaphase-promoting complex subunit 7, with the protein MDVPKDQMSTLLDHGLFSSAQMLGCFLVSSSSVSIETSPHLKAENLVLLGDALFREKEYRRAIHAYKQALHCQRIIPKQNATPIRSALSASTRSSSPNSFNISTINENEVKFKIASSHCALNENRAALLEMEGIPSKARNLQMNLMMGKLYRSSRHTRAAVTCYKECLRHCPYIIEAIIALAELGVAAKDIISLFPQTPTRGARSTFDHFDSSRWLQRYVEAQCCIASNDYKGGLEIFAELLRRFPCNIHILLEMAKVEAIIGKTEEAITDFEKVRSIDPYVITYMDEYAMLLKQKSDYSKLNKLVHDLLNIDPTRPEVFVALSVLWERKDERGALSYAEKSIRIDERHIPGYIMKGNLFFSMNRPEAAVVAFRGAQELRPDLRSYQGLVRSYLAISKIKEALHAAREAMKAMPQSAKALKLVGDVHASNTSGREKAKKFYESALRLEPGYLGAALALAELHVIEGRTVDAVTLLERYLKDWADDSLHVKLAQVFAATNMPQDALSHYQAALRINPQNEAAKKGLERLEKQLKGVDPDAPEEDEENDVEDADADQEEAELL; encoded by the exons ATGGACGTTCCGAAAGACCAGATGAGCACTCTATTGGATCACGGCTTGTTCTCTTCTGCTCAAATGCTT GGATGTTTTCTTGTTTCGTCGTCTTCTGTAAGTATTGAAACAAGTCCACACCTCAAGGCTGAAAATTTG GTGCTTCTCGGTGATGCTTTGTTTCGAGAGAAAGAGTACAGGAGAGCTATT CATGCATACAAGCAAGCATTGCACTGCCAAAGAATAATTCCTAAGCAAAATGCAACACCCATTAGAAGTGCACTGTCGGCATCAACCAGGTCATCATCGCCAAAttctttcaacatttcaacaattaATGAGAATGAG GTGAAGTTCAAGATTGCATCATCACATTGTGCACTCAATGAGAATAGAGCAGCTCTTCTCGAG ATGGAAGGAATCCCAAGCAAAGCAAGAAATTTGCAGATGAATCTCATGATGGGAAAACTTTACCGAAGTTCTAGACATACTCGTGCAGCCGTTACATGCTATAAAGAGTGTTTAAG GCATTGCCCTTACATCATTGAGGCTATCATAGCTTTGGCGGAGTTGGGTGTGGCAGCTAAGGATATTATTTCATTGTTTCCACAG ACCCCAACTCGAGGTGCAAGATCTACTTTTGATCATTTTGATTCAAGTCGTTGGTTACAG CGTTATGTTGAAGCCCAATGTTGCATTGCTTCAAATGATTATAAAG GTGGCCTGGAAATTTTTGCAGAGCTTCTGCGACGATTTCCTTGTAACATACATATACTACTTGAAATGGCTAAG GTTGAAGCCATCATTGGAAAAACTGAAGAAGCTATAACGGATTTTGAGAAG GTTCGATCCATTGATCCGTATGTTATTACTTATATGGACGAGTATGCTATGCTCTTAAAGCAGAAATCTGATTATTCGAAGTTGAATAAATTAGTACATGATCTACTAAACATAGACCCGACCAGGCCTGAGGTTTTTGTGGCCTTGTCTGTCTTATGGGAAAGGAAAGACGAGAGAGGGGCTTTATCTTATGCTGAGAAG AGCATCCGCATTGATGAGAGGCATATACCAGGTTATATAATGAAG GGAAATTTATTCTTCTCGATGAATCGACCTGAAGCTGCTGTGGTTGCCTTTAGAGGAGCTCAAGAGTTGAGACCTGATCTTCGTTCTTATCAAG GTTTAGTACGCTCTTATTTAGCAATTTCAAAGATCAAGGAGGCACTGCATGCTGCAAGGGAGGCAATGAAGGCCATGCCACAGTCAGCAAAAGCTCTAAAATTGGtgggtgacgtacatgctagtaATACTAGTGGGAGGGAAAAG GCGAAAAAGTTCTATGAATCTGCACTAAGGCTGGAACCTGGTTATCTTGGAGCAGCGCTAGCCTTGGCAGAACTGCATGTCATTGAAGGTCGAACTGTAGATGCTGTTACTCTCCTTGAGCGATATCTCAAGGATTGGGCTGATGACTCATTGCATGTTAAGCTTGCCCAAGTATTTGCTGCTACAAATATGCCGCAAGATGCCTTGTCACACTACCAGGCAGCACTGAG GATAAATCCCCAAAATGAAGCTGCAAAGAAAGGGTTGGAGCGCCTGGAGAAGCAGCTCAAG
- the LOC142168879 gene encoding zinc finger BED domain-containing protein RICESLEEPER 2-like — translation MASQNEENLPALSSNAISLDDESQRPLQHDEVELGKRRYSRAWKHFKPVKVNGVSYGLCKYCDRRYKNARNCGTKSMLDHIPKCPNRPRDVQNEGDTGGSYFDQDVSRKQLAHAIILHEYPLSIVDHVGFRNFVASLQPMFKMVSRNTIKNDIMKFFDNLKSQTSKLLEKVTSRIAITTDMWTSNSNKKGFMAITGHFIDDSWRLQSHILRFAYVPAPHDKDALCGALVNCLFDWNLERKISTITVDNSSTNNAMIKTLLDEKLNKKDLLLTDRVFHVRCAAHILNLIVQEGLKVIGDSISKVRDSVLYWIGSAGRIERFEEAARLVHCSCNKKLEYDCPTRWNSTYLMLRTAIEYKEVFRKLSLTDTNYQSYPAEEQRSNAEDVSDKLILFYRITEQFSGTQYPTSSQYFTKVCEIKLELEAWVKEFNPLISDMASAMLLKFKKYWDDVHILMGVAAIFDPRYKMRLVEFFLPLIYGEEASTKIQEVRSNCYDLFQDYKSKLSGPHDSLASSSSEVTSFIEGDQLSSFDRFVASSGATVETRSELDMYLEEGLLPRTPSFDNLSWWKTNGLKFPTLQKMARDLLAIPVSTVASESAFSTSGRLISPHRSRLHPTTLEALMCARTWLWNDLNGLSSTIDKVSCPTLLDEEEEPDSSSLSQHC, via the exons ATGGCATCTCAAAATGAAGAGAATCTACCAGCTTTATCTTCTAATGCTATTTCCTTAGACGATGAGAGTCAAAGGCCTTTACAACATGATGAAGTTGAACTGGGAAAAAGAAGATATTCCCGAGCATGGAAGCATTTCAAGCCGGTGAAGGTTAATGGTGTTTCATATGGTCTTTGTAAGTATTGCGATCGCCGATATAAAAATGCCAGGAATTGTGGGACAAAATCTATGTTAGATCACATACCTAAGTGTCCTAACAGGCCAAGAGATGTACAAAATGAGGGTGATACCGGGGGTAGTTATTTTGATCAAGATGTTTCACGTAAACAACTTGCACATGCCATTATTTTACACGAGTATCCACTCTCTATAGTTGATCATGTGGGATTTAGGAACTTTGTTGCGAGTCTCCAACCTATGTTTAAGATGGTTTCTAGAAATACAATCAAGAATGACATAATGAAATTTTTTGACAATTTGAAATCGCAAACTTCTAAGTTGTTGGAGAAAGTCACGAGTAGAATTGCAATAACAACCGATATGTGGACTTCCAATAGTAACAAAAAAGGGTTCATGGCTATTACTGGTCATTTCATTGATGATTCATGGAGGCTTCAAAGTCATATTCTGAGATTTGCTTATGTCCCTGCTCCACATGATAAAGATGCTTTGTGTGGTGCTTTGGTTAATTGTTTGTTTGATTGGAATCTTGAACGAAAAATATCAACTATCACAGTTGATAATTCTAGCACAAACAATGCTATGATTAAAACTTTATTGGATGAGAAACTTAATAAAAAAGATTTGTTGTTGACTGATCGAGTATTTCATGTGCGTTGTGCTGCacatattttaaatttaattgtGCAAGAAGGGTTAAAGGTGATAGGAGATAGTATTAGCAAAGTGCGTGATAGTGTCTTGTATTGGATTGGATCAGCTGGCAGAATTGAGAGGTTTGAAGAAGCTGCACGTTTGGTTCACTGTTCTTGTAATAAGAAGTTGGAGTATGATTGTCCTACTCGGTGGAACTCGACATATCTGATGTTGAGAACGGCTATAGAATACAAAGAGGTGTTTAGGAAGTTGAGTCTAACTGACACAAATTATCAGTCTTATCCAGCTGAAGAGCAACGGAGTAATGCAGAAGATGTTTCTGATAAGCTCATACTTTTTTATCGTATCACCGAACAATTTTCAGGAACTCAATATCCAACATCCAGTCAATACTTTACAAAAGTTTGTGAAATTAAGCTAGAATTGGAAGCTTGGGTGAAGGAGTTTAATCCTTTGATTAGCGATATGGCTTCTGCGATGttgttaaaatttaaaaaatattgggatgATGTGCATATTTTGATGGGAGTAGCTGCAATCTTTGATCCACGGTACAAGATGAGGTTGGTAGAGTTCTTTCTtccactaatttatggtgaagaAGCTTCAACTAAAATTCAAGAAGTTCGATCCAATTGTTATGATCTTTTTCAAGATTATAAGAGTAAATTATCTGGTCCACATGATTCATTAGCTTCTAGTTCTAGTGAAGTCACTAGTTTTATTGAGGGTGATCAGCTTTCGAGCTTTGATAGATTTGTTGCTTCGAGTGGAGCTACCGTGGAGACAAGATCAGAGTTGGATATGTACTTAGAAGAAGGCCTACTACCTCGAACTCCTTCATTTGACAATTTGAGTTGGTGGAAGACAAATGGATTGAAATTTCCTACATTGCAAAAAATGGCACGTGATCTCTTAGCCATTCCCGTGTCTACTGTTGCTTCAGAATCAGCATTTAGCACCAGTGGGAGGTTGATTAGCCCACATCGGAGTAGACTCCATCCCACTACTTTGGAAGCTTTAATGTGTGCTCGCACGTGGTTATGGAATGACTTAAATG GTTTGTCTTCAACGATTGATAAAGTTTCATGTCCAACATTGCTTGATGAAGAGGAAGAGCCGGATTCAAGTAGTTTATCGCAACATTGCTAA